A genomic region of Ignavibacteria bacterium contains the following coding sequences:
- the ssnA gene encoding putative aminohydrolase SsnA produces MLLKNATCLTFSPPSIEKIDVRIENGKIISRAKKILPQRNEEVVDLNGKFLLPGFVNAHTHLYSSLARGMNAPKQSPQNFFEILKYIWWKLDEALDDESIYYSAIIGAIDAAKYGTTTLIDHHASPNAIAHSLDIIKEAMEEIGLRGVLCYEVSDRGGKKKRDEGLKENERFLLANKTNTQFRGLVGAHASFTLSNESLRLLGEMATRNNTGVHIHVAEDKCDVLDCEENYQCNVSERLSRFNILKKESILAHCIHLSQSNFSAIHKTNSWLVHNPRSNMNNNVGQAPLHLFGNRAALGTDGFPADMFEEARTGFFRSKERGAESIEHRARRPGKDFAHISHLTSQIPLTSELLANGNKLVSEIFDEQFGTFENNSVADFVVLNYDSPTPLTKENLPYHFLFGMNSSNVESVMCNGKFILWNRELVGVDVEAISAKAAKVAKKLWKKINRE; encoded by the coding sequence ATGCTTCTCAAAAACGCAACGTGCTTAACCTTCTCCCCTCCATCAATTGAAAAAATTGATGTGAGAATTGAGAATGGAAAAATTATTTCTCGCGCAAAGAAAATTCTTCCACAACGCAACGAAGAAGTAGTTGATTTGAATGGAAAATTTCTTTTGCCCGGATTTGTGAATGCACATACGCATTTGTATTCATCGCTTGCCCGCGGAATGAATGCGCCGAAACAATCGCCGCAAAATTTTTTTGAAATTTTAAAATACATTTGGTGGAAACTCGACGAAGCGCTCGATGATGAATCCATTTATTACAGCGCAATTATCGGCGCAATTGATGCCGCGAAATACGGAACAACAACACTCATTGACCATCACGCTTCGCCGAACGCAATTGCACACTCGCTCGATATTATCAAAGAAGCAATGGAAGAAATCGGTTTGCGCGGCGTGTTGTGCTACGAAGTGAGCGACCGCGGCGGAAAGAAAAAACGCGATGAAGGATTGAAAGAGAATGAGCGATTTCTTCTTGCAAACAAAACCAACACACAATTTCGCGGACTTGTTGGAGCGCACGCATCATTTACACTAAGCAATGAATCACTTCGTTTGCTTGGAGAAATGGCAACGCGCAACAACACCGGCGTTCACATTCACGTTGCGGAAGATAAATGCGATGTGTTGGATTGCGAAGAAAATTACCAATGCAATGTGAGCGAGCGATTATCGCGGTTCAACATTTTGAAAAAGGAAAGCATTCTTGCGCATTGCATTCACTTGTCGCAAAGTAATTTTTCTGCAATACACAAAACAAATTCGTGGCTCGTTCACAATCCGCGTTCGAATATGAATAACAATGTTGGACAAGCACCGCTCCATTTATTTGGAAATCGAGCCGCACTTGGAACGGATGGTTTTCCCGCCGATATGTTTGAAGAAGCGCGGACGGGATTTTTTAGAAGCAAGGAGCGTGGAGCGGAGAGCATAGAGCATAGAGCAAGGAGACCGGGGAAAGATTTTGCACACATCTCACATCTCACATCTCAAATCCCATTGACTTCTGAATTACTTGCAAATGGAAATAAACTTGTTTCAGAAATTTTTGATGAGCAATTCGGAACGTTTGAAAATAATTCTGTTGCAGATTTTGTTGTGTTGAATTACGATTCGCCAACGCCACTGACAAAAGAAAATCTTCCGTATCATTTTTTATTTGGAATGAATTCATCAAACGTTGAGTCGGTAATGTGCAACGGAAAATTTATTTTGTGGAATCGCGAACTTGTCGGCGTTGATGTT
- the tnpA gene encoding IS200/IS605 family transposase, translating to MSTYTQILYQIVFGTKNREQTLDKENRNELYKYICGILKNKNCHLYQIDGVSEHIHIVTHLHPSIALALLVKDIKLASSQFIKTENLFPKFNGWQDGYGAFTYSIQEKEKLIQYVKSQEEHHRKKTFKEEYISLLNEHGIEFDEKYFL from the coding sequence ATGAGCACATACACACAAATTCTGTATCAAATTGTTTTCGGCACAAAGAACAGAGAACAAACACTTGATAAGGAAAATCGTAATGAGTTATACAAATACATTTGTGGAATTTTGAAAAACAAAAATTGTCATTTATATCAAATTGATGGAGTGAGCGAACATATTCATATCGTTACACATCTTCATCCGAGTATTGCACTTGCGTTACTTGTAAAAGATATAAAACTTGCATCTTCGCAATTCATCAAAACAGAAAATCTCTTTCCTAAATTCAACGGATGGCAAGATGGCTATGGAGCGTTTACGTATTCAATACAAGAAAAAGAGAAATTGATTCAGTATGTGAAGAGTCAAGAAGAACATCATCGGAAGAAAACTTTTAAAGAAGAGTATATCTCGTTACTGAACGAACACGGAATTGAATTTGATGAAAAATATTTTTTGTAG
- the thrC gene encoding threonine synthase — protein MHFAPSLFITELHCLICNSLCKHGNIFTCHSCGAQGILDVHYDYDKISKHLTPNTLNLRPFNHWRYRELLPIAENISLPELHIGWTPIYDVPRLAKEIGIQKLFLKDDGRNASSSFKDRASSVGVLKAMEFGFNKIACASTGNAASSLAGLAAAVGLQSFIFVPKHAPEPKVTQLLIFGATVFKVQGTYDDAFELCRASCEKFGWYNRNSGTNPFLVEGKKTAGLEIAEQFGKNIPDWVVVSVGDGCTIGGIGKGLQEMKRLGFIERVPRLLGVQAEGARPIVDAFYSGKDLIPAQTKTLADSIDVGVPRNWRRAIQQIKLSHGEMLAVEDEEILEAMRLTGKLTGVFGEPAGIACVAGLKKAIAKGIVKKNESAVCVITGNGLKDIRSAQSAVGKALEVEPGIDAVEKILSVNSK, from the coding sequence ATGCACTTCGCACCATCACTATTTATTACTGAACTACACTGCTTAATTTGTAATTCACTATGTAAACACGGAAATATTTTTACGTGTCATTCGTGCGGCGCGCAAGGAATTCTTGATGTTCATTACGATTACGATAAAATTTCCAAACATCTAACACCTAACACCTTAAACCTAAGACCATTCAATCATTGGCGTTACCGCGAACTTCTTCCGATTGCAGAAAATATTTCTCTTCCTGAACTTCACATTGGCTGGACACCGATTTATGATGTTCCGCGACTTGCAAAAGAAATTGGTATTCAAAAATTATTTTTGAAAGACGATGGAAGAAACGCATCAAGTTCGTTTAAAGACAGAGCCAGTTCGGTTGGTGTGTTGAAAGCGATGGAATTTGGTTTCAATAAAATCGCTTGCGCATCAACGGGAAATGCGGCATCATCACTTGCGGGACTTGCTGCCGCAGTGGGTTTGCAAAGTTTTATTTTTGTTCCGAAGCATGCGCCCGAACCGAAAGTAACGCAACTTCTTATTTTCGGCGCAACGGTTTTCAAAGTGCAAGGAACGTATGACGATGCGTTTGAATTGTGCCGCGCGTCTTGTGAAAAATTCGGTTGGTATAATCGCAACAGTGGAACAAATCCGTTTCTCGTTGAAGGAAAAAAAACTGCGGGGCTTGAAATTGCGGAACAATTTGGAAAAAATATTCCTGATTGGGTTGTCGTTTCCGTTGGAGATGGATGCACAATTGGCGGTATCGGAAAAGGTTTGCAAGAAATGAAACGACTTGGATTTATCGAACGAGTTCCGCGTTTGCTCGGCGTTCAGGCAGAAGGCGCGCGACCGATTGTTGATGCGTTTTATTCGGGAAAAGATTTAATTCCCGCGCAAACAAAAACGCTCGCCGATAGCATTGATGTTGGCGTTCCCCGAAATTGGCGGCGCGCAATTCAGCAAATAAAACTTTCGCACGGAGAAATGCTCGCGGTGGAAGATGAAGAAATTCTCGAAGCAATGCGGCTCACGGGAAAACTTACCGGCGTGTTTGGCGAGCCAGCGGGAATTGCGTGTGTTGCGGGATTGAAAAAAGCAATAGCGAAAGGAATTGTGAAAAAAAACGAAAGTGCAGTGTGCGTAATTACAGGCAACGGATTGAAAGATATTCGTTCCGCGCAAAGTGCTGTGGGAAAAGCATTGGAAGTTGAACCGGGTATTGATGCGGTGGAGAAAATTTTATCAGTAAATTCCAAATGA